In Methanosarcina siciliae T4/M, one genomic interval encodes:
- a CDS encoding protease inhibitor I42 family protein has protein sequence MKPLLEEFAVILSDQDKGRTLEVEAQSFITVRLNENPTTGYRWEVETAGGLEMVGDSFEKKGDAIGAAGVRVFQFRAPGTGSYKLGIRNWRDWEGESSIIDRFYATILVR, from the coding sequence ATGAAGCCTTTATTGGAGGAGTTTGCGGTGATATTGAGTGACCAGGATAAGGGCCGTACCTTGGAGGTAGAGGCTCAAAGCTTCATAACTGTACGCTTAAATGAGAATCCCACCACCGGCTACCGATGGGAAGTTGAAACTGCCGGAGGACTGGAAATGGTAGGTGACAGCTTCGAGAAAAAAGGAGATGCGATCGGTGCAGCAGGCGTGAGAGTGTTCCAGTTTCGCGCACCTGGCACGGGATCTTACAAGCTTGGCATTAGAAACTGGCGTGATTGGGAAGGAGAGAGTTCGATCATAGACCGTTTTTACGCTACTATTTTAGTGAGGTAG
- the folP gene encoding dihydropteroate synthase: MVVDTDICGLKVGDQYPAHVMGIINLSPESFYEGSVTNPESALDVSRKMVEGGATFLDLGARSTWRFSKPISKEEELDRLLPVLDALEGNVDAIISVDTMFSEIAEEALKRGADIINDVSGFTADPGMIEVVADHGCPAVVMASDKIPGDPLGMDAIIEALGSIIEAAGTGGIEPGRLILDPAIGRWTDEKLPMYDFETLDDFERLKIFEKPLLAALSRKSFIGEVLGKTANERLYGSLAAAAIAVHKGAHIIRTHDVPETSDVVKLAGALRSRTSVVKEGRYEVSVLEVKTPQDAGLAMRKLGATRVGSQVMQGKSIHLTLKIRNLTTTEALIIKQEMLARGGDAALARDAVSHETESTDVLVIGTLLQFERLARKLDGQARSLPLIAEMIRECIANRTNLEYRYLR, encoded by the coding sequence ATGGTAGTTGATACTGATATCTGTGGTCTGAAAGTGGGAGATCAATATCCTGCACATGTAATGGGCATTATTAACCTGAGCCCTGAATCTTTTTACGAAGGTTCGGTTACAAACCCGGAATCCGCACTTGATGTTTCCCGGAAAATGGTGGAAGGCGGAGCAACTTTCCTGGATCTGGGGGCCCGGTCAACATGGCGTTTTTCCAAACCCATAAGCAAAGAAGAAGAACTCGATCGATTACTGCCCGTGCTTGATGCGCTGGAAGGCAATGTGGATGCGATAATTTCCGTTGATACTATGTTTTCCGAAATTGCAGAAGAGGCCCTCAAGAGAGGGGCAGATATCATAAACGATGTTTCCGGCTTTACGGCGGACCCCGGGATGATAGAAGTGGTGGCAGACCACGGCTGTCCGGCAGTGGTTATGGCTTCTGACAAAATTCCCGGAGATCCTCTGGGCATGGATGCCATTATTGAAGCTCTTGGCTCCATTATAGAGGCTGCCGGAACTGGCGGTATAGAACCTGGCCGCCTCATCCTCGACCCTGCAATTGGCAGGTGGACTGATGAAAAGCTGCCCATGTATGATTTTGAAACCCTGGATGATTTCGAGCGTCTGAAGATTTTTGAAAAACCTCTGCTTGCAGCCCTTTCAAGGAAGTCCTTCATAGGCGAAGTTCTTGGAAAAACTGCAAACGAAAGGCTCTATGGCAGCCTGGCTGCAGCAGCAATTGCAGTTCACAAAGGTGCTCATATTATCCGTACCCATGATGTCCCCGAAACTTCCGATGTTGTTAAGCTTGCAGGAGCTCTGAGGAGCCGGACAAGCGTTGTAAAGGAGGGCAGGTATGAGGTTTCGGTACTTGAGGTGAAAACTCCTCAGGACGCAGGCCTTGCAATGAGGAAGCTTGGAGCTACAAGGGTCGGTTCGCAGGTAATGCAGGGAAAAAGCATCCATCTTACGCTAAAGATCAGGAACCTTACAACCACGGAAGCTCTGATAATAAAACAGGAGATGCTTGCAAGGGGAGGCGACGCGGCCCTTGCAAGAGACGCGGTTTCCCATGAAACGGAATCAACCGATGTGCTTGTGATAGGCACCCTGCTGCAATTTGAACGTCTTGCCCGGAAACTGGACGGTCAGGCTCGTTCCCTCCCACTGATTGCAGAAATGATCCGTGAATGTATTGCAAATCGGACTAATCTGGAATACCGATATTTGAGGTAA
- a CDS encoding DUF1638 domain-containing protein, with protein sequence MKIMSIISCKIFEDEIIHLVEHDEELSDVLILKNESSGEIIRKFGEICCPCRELSLKNVEAFRFLKDEKYVDGEGLILVLNILDIAGMGKMRKQLKMKVYDAILQMSFLSDGILLFYGLCGNLFKDLEEDFRYLKCPLTLLRDPEGKIVDDCICAALGGKRAFMELIKEFRGERVFMLTPMWAANWEKMVVANGFARDMENLDESKLVFRAARYSRVAKINTGLNYQQNFESRVREFAAFYDLEITELEIDQALFEKCYRELKHSLIASV encoded by the coding sequence ATGAAGATAATGAGTATTATCTCATGTAAGATCTTTGAGGATGAAATTATTCATCTCGTGGAGCATGACGAAGAGCTGAGTGACGTTCTAATTCTGAAAAATGAGAGTTCAGGGGAGATCATACGGAAGTTTGGTGAAATTTGCTGTCCCTGCAGGGAATTGTCCCTAAAAAACGTTGAAGCCTTCAGATTCTTAAAGGACGAGAAATATGTCGACGGAGAAGGTCTCATACTTGTGCTCAATATTCTAGATATTGCTGGCATGGGCAAAATGCGCAAGCAGCTGAAAATGAAAGTATATGATGCGATTCTTCAGATGTCGTTTCTTTCAGACGGGATTCTTTTATTTTATGGGCTTTGCGGAAATTTGTTCAAAGACCTCGAGGAGGACTTCAGGTACCTTAAATGTCCTCTCACATTGCTAAGAGACCCTGAAGGGAAAATTGTCGACGACTGCATATGTGCTGCCCTGGGGGGCAAACGAGCTTTCATGGAACTAATAAAGGAGTTCAGGGGTGAAAGGGTTTTTATGCTTACTCCCATGTGGGCTGCCAACTGGGAAAAAATGGTCGTAGCTAACGGTTTTGCCCGGGATATGGAAAATCTTGATGAGTCAAAGCTGGTATTTCGGGCTGCCAGATATTCCCGAGTAGCAAAGATTAATACCGGTTTAAACTACCAGCAGAATTTCGAGTCCCGGGTAAGGGAATTTGCAGCCTTTTATGATTTAGAAATTACAGAACTCGAAATTGACCAGGCTCTTTTTGAGAAGTGCTACCGTGAACTGAAGCATTCGCTTATTGCTTCTGTCTGA
- the glyA gene encoding bifunctional serine hydroxymethyltransferase/L-allo-threonine aldolase, whose translation MSYIEKIDPELFEAIEKEADRQEHKLNLIASENYASRAVMEAQGSIMTNKYAEGYSGKRYYGGCDFVDVAENLAIARAKEIFGAKYVNVQPHSGSGANMAVYFSVLQPGDTIMSMDLSHGGHLSHGSPVSFSGKLYNIVPYGVSKETEALDYDELLKLAKECKPKMIVCGASAYPREIDFKKFREIADEVGAYLLADIAHIAGLVVAGVHPSPVPYADFVTTTTHKTLRGPRGGMIISKTEELAIGVNKAVFPGIQGGPLMHVIAAKAVAFKEAMSEKFRQDQTQTIKNAKVLCACLREKGFDIVSGGTDNHLMLVNLNNMNITGKDAEAAMSKAGIIANKNTVPFETRSPFITSGVRLGTPACTTRGMKEKEMELVADYIETAIKNAGNDALLSEVNAKVRDLCSRFPVYS comes from the coding sequence GTGTCTTACATTGAAAAAATCGATCCGGAATTGTTCGAGGCTATCGAAAAGGAAGCCGATCGTCAGGAACACAAACTTAACCTGATAGCGTCCGAAAACTATGCGAGCAGGGCTGTAATGGAAGCTCAGGGCTCGATTATGACCAATAAGTATGCCGAAGGATATTCCGGCAAACGCTATTACGGCGGCTGTGATTTCGTTGATGTTGCCGAAAACCTCGCGATTGCCAGGGCAAAGGAAATCTTCGGGGCAAAATACGTAAATGTCCAGCCCCACTCAGGTTCAGGCGCCAACATGGCTGTCTACTTCTCCGTACTGCAGCCCGGGGACACAATCATGTCCATGGACCTCTCTCACGGCGGACACCTTTCTCACGGCAGCCCTGTAAGTTTTTCCGGAAAACTCTATAATATCGTGCCCTATGGGGTCAGCAAAGAAACCGAGGCCCTGGACTATGACGAGCTTCTGAAACTGGCAAAGGAATGCAAACCGAAAATGATCGTCTGCGGAGCTTCAGCTTATCCCCGTGAGATCGATTTCAAGAAGTTCAGGGAAATTGCCGATGAAGTAGGAGCTTACCTCCTTGCAGACATTGCCCACATTGCAGGCCTTGTGGTTGCAGGTGTACACCCAAGCCCTGTGCCTTATGCGGATTTTGTAACCACCACGACCCACAAGACCCTCAGGGGTCCCAGGGGCGGAATGATTATCTCAAAGACCGAAGAGCTTGCAATTGGAGTAAACAAGGCAGTTTTCCCGGGCATTCAGGGCGGTCCCCTCATGCATGTTATAGCTGCAAAGGCTGTAGCCTTCAAGGAAGCCATGAGTGAAAAGTTCAGGCAGGACCAGACTCAGACCATAAAGAATGCAAAAGTTCTCTGCGCCTGTCTGAGGGAGAAGGGTTTTGATATTGTTTCCGGCGGCACCGACAACCACCTTATGCTTGTGAACCTCAATAATATGAACATTACAGGCAAGGATGCGGAAGCCGCAATGAGCAAAGCCGGGATTATCGCCAACAAAAACACGGTTCCTTTCGAGACCCGCAGTCCCTTCATAACCAGTGGAGTAAGGCTCGGGACTCCTGCCTGTACCACAAGGGGCATGAAAGAAAAAGAAATGGAACTGGTTGCCGATTACATCGAGACTGCAATCAAGAATGCAGGGAACGATGCCCTGCTGTCGGAAGTCAACGCTAAGGTAAGGGACCTCTGTTCAAGGTTCCCTGTTTACAGCTAA
- a CDS encoding methylenetetrahydrofolate reductase C-terminal domain-containing protein, which translates to MIITSAKPFEEILKMLKDEDDIFVIGCNVCAAKLKTGGEPEVLEMCRRLEESGKHVIGWALPTAACSIRSYESLVEKNEKIKEARCVLVMGCGSGVSAVATVVDLPVYGSNNTLSLGGSSGGQLLLDQCVMCGDCTISEYGGLCPKAQCPKGLLNGPCGGAVDGMCEVNSEKNCVWTLIYERLKKINRLDLLYVTHAPQEHGFK; encoded by the coding sequence ATGATCATAACTTCAGCAAAACCCTTTGAAGAAATCCTGAAAATGTTAAAAGACGAAGACGATATATTTGTCATCGGATGCAACGTGTGCGCTGCAAAACTGAAAACTGGAGGAGAACCCGAGGTCCTCGAGATGTGCAGACGGCTTGAAGAGAGCGGAAAGCACGTGATAGGCTGGGCTCTTCCAACTGCAGCCTGCAGTATCCGGTCTTATGAATCCCTAGTTGAGAAAAACGAGAAAATAAAAGAAGCTCGTTGCGTTCTGGTCATGGGGTGTGGCAGTGGAGTTTCTGCTGTTGCCACTGTTGTGGATTTGCCTGTCTACGGTTCGAACAACACCCTCTCACTTGGGGGTTCCAGTGGAGGTCAGCTCCTTTTAGACCAGTGCGTTATGTGCGGGGACTGTACTATAAGCGAATACGGTGGGCTCTGCCCGAAAGCCCAGTGCCCAAAAGGCCTTCTCAACGGGCCCTGCGGAGGAGCGGTGGACGGGATGTGCGAGGTTAACAGTGAAAAAAATTGTGTCTGGACCCTTATCTATGAACGCCTGAAAAAGATCAACAGGCTTGACCTCCTTTACGTTACCCATGCCCCTCAGGAGCATGGTTTTAAATAA
- a CDS encoding bifunctional methylenetetrahydrofolate dehydrogenase/methenyltetrahydrofolate cyclohydrolase, which yields MSDESYESRVIDGKVLAQQVEEEVRSGAEDLESNRGIIPGLATILVGDDPASKMYVRLKHRACERVGIKAEDYLLPGDATKEELLTLIDSLNKNKDVHAILLQLPLPKHFSPQETQEAMEAISPAKDADGFHPYNMGKLMIGDEDLVPCTPHGVIRALEEYGVSVQGKNAVIVGHSNVVGKPMAAMLLNRNATVSVCHIFTDDLKKYTLGADIIVVATGVKHLIKADMVKEGAVIFDAGITKEEDGVYGDVDFENVIKKASLVTPVPGGVGPMTIAMLMKHVLLCAEKSL from the coding sequence TTGTCAGATGAAAGCTATGAGTCACGAGTCATAGACGGAAAAGTACTTGCTCAACAGGTTGAAGAAGAAGTGAGGTCAGGGGCAGAGGACCTTGAAAGCAACCGGGGAATCATCCCCGGACTTGCTACTATCCTTGTAGGGGACGACCCTGCCTCAAAGATGTACGTTCGCCTGAAGCACAGGGCCTGCGAACGTGTGGGCATCAAAGCAGAAGACTACCTCCTTCCGGGAGACGCTACCAAGGAAGAACTACTTACCCTGATTGATTCTCTTAACAAAAACAAAGATGTGCACGCAATCCTGCTCCAGCTCCCGCTTCCGAAACACTTCTCTCCTCAGGAAACGCAGGAAGCTATGGAAGCCATATCTCCTGCAAAGGATGCAGACGGCTTTCACCCCTATAACATGGGAAAACTCATGATCGGGGACGAAGACCTTGTCCCCTGCACTCCTCACGGGGTAATCAGGGCACTTGAAGAGTACGGTGTTTCCGTCCAGGGGAAAAATGCGGTAATTGTCGGGCACAGCAATGTTGTGGGAAAGCCCATGGCTGCAATGCTCCTGAACAGAAACGCAACCGTTTCAGTCTGTCATATCTTCACCGATGACCTGAAGAAGTACACCCTCGGTGCCGATATCATAGTTGTTGCAACAGGGGTTAAGCATCTTATTAAAGCCGATATGGTTAAAGAAGGGGCTGTAATCTTTGATGCGGGAATCACCAAGGAAGAAGACGGCGTATACGGGGACGTTGATTTTGAAAACGTAATCAAAAAAGCTTCCCTTGTGACCCCCGTCCCTGGTGGTGTAGGTCCCATGACAATTGCCATGCTCATGAAGCATGTGCTTCTGTGTGCGGAGAAAAGCCTTTAA
- a CDS encoding nitroreductase family protein, whose product MKNRIKRVFRGSGFSPHQIHDTFHYYTRTRHISLLYPINTLNDILCVDISQFVYNPDVILTSGCDLDMSAITPDQQNVLLDKILVERRSHRQFKPEFPPEEDIKGIIHAGLHAPFAAAAMGETENYFRESFVLKKGSKSLRAAASLIFEEVMATASNLERAMERDPELRTYARGFANRLAMIKKMGQVPGVGTAPYFIVVAERKGFPPI is encoded by the coding sequence ATGAAAAATCGAATTAAAAGAGTTTTCCGGGGAAGCGGCTTCAGTCCTCATCAGATACACGACACATTTCACTATTATACCCGAACACGACACATTTCACTATTATACCCGATAAACACCCTTAATGACATTCTGTGCGTAGATATAAGTCAGTTTGTATATAACCCGGATGTGATCTTGACATCCGGATGTGATCTTGACATGAGCGCAATAACACCTGATCAGCAAAACGTTTTACTGGACAAAATCCTTGTAGAGCGGAGGTCGCACAGGCAGTTTAAGCCGGAGTTCCCGCCGGAAGAAGATATAAAGGGAATCATCCACGCCGGGCTCCATGCACCTTTTGCTGCTGCAGCCATGGGTGAAACAGAGAATTATTTCCGGGAATCTTTTGTTTTGAAAAAGGGTTCTAAAAGCCTGAGAGCAGCAGCTTCCCTTATCTTTGAAGAAGTCATGGCAACAGCTTCAAATCTCGAACGTGCTATGGAGAGGGACCCGGAGCTCCGCACATATGCAAGAGGGTTTGCAAACCGGCTGGCAATGATCAAAAAAATGGGACAGGTCCCCGGAGTCGGTACGGCTCCTTACTTCATAGTGGTTGCCGAGAGGAAAGGCTTCCCTCCGATATAA
- a CDS encoding DUF1699 family protein → MRIRVVSSREEIFTLNPNERIVHLAFRPSNKDIFGLVETCPKIEVIQLPKSYMRTVSKSIEMFLQMQRVQLLEGDVWGHRKDINEYYSIPSSVIEKIKAMKIEGKTTEEIERKIARESKLNPEMVAYIMNKEASA, encoded by the coding sequence ATGAGAATAAGAGTGGTAAGTTCAAGAGAAGAAATCTTTACACTTAATCCGAATGAGCGTATCGTACACCTGGCTTTCAGGCCTTCGAACAAGGACATCTTTGGACTGGTTGAAACCTGCCCGAAGATTGAGGTAATTCAGTTGCCAAAATCTTACATGCGCACAGTTTCAAAGTCCATAGAAATGTTCCTGCAAATGCAGAGAGTACAGCTTCTCGAAGGAGACGTCTGGGGTCACAGGAAAGACATCAACGAATATTACAGTATTCCATCCTCCGTAATTGAAAAGATTAAGGCCATGAAGATAGAAGGCAAAACAACTGAGGAGATTGAGAGAAAGATTGCAAGGGAGAGCAAGCTGAACCCTGAAATGGTTGCTTATATCATGAATAAGGAAGCTTCTGCCTGA
- the cofE gene encoding coenzyme F420-0:L-glutamate ligase has translation MNPKITSIQMFGIETPIIRAGDDIVQTLETSLQEAGITPVDGDVFVLAESAVATAENRIVDLASIKPGEKALSLGEKYGIDPREMELVLQECDELFGGVPGAALTITKGILSPNAGIDASNAPEGHVVLLPEDPRKSSETIRKRLEQRYSCRLGVIIGDSRTQPLRLGCTGLALGISGFVPVEDARGTFDIYGKPLRLTYKAAADNLVSAAELLMGEAGERVPCVLIRGAPVQIVDESPEMPTISMEGCMYFGNIIKSRKEDTEEKGQ, from the coding sequence ATGAATCCAAAAATCACTTCCATCCAGATGTTCGGGATTGAGACTCCTATCATCAGAGCAGGAGACGACATCGTGCAGACCCTTGAAACTTCGCTGCAAGAAGCAGGCATTACGCCGGTTGATGGGGATGTTTTTGTGCTGGCCGAATCCGCTGTTGCTACGGCGGAAAACCGAATAGTCGATCTTGCTAGCATTAAGCCCGGTGAAAAGGCTTTATCTCTCGGGGAAAAATACGGGATAGACCCGAGGGAAATGGAGCTTGTGCTTCAGGAATGTGACGAACTTTTCGGGGGTGTCCCAGGAGCCGCCCTTACGATTACAAAGGGCATTCTCTCCCCCAATGCTGGAATTGATGCTTCAAACGCGCCTGAAGGTCACGTAGTCCTGCTTCCGGAAGACCCGAGAAAAAGTTCCGAAACCATCCGGAAAAGGTTGGAGCAGCGTTACTCCTGCAGGCTGGGTGTGATTATAGGGGACAGCAGGACTCAGCCCCTGCGCCTGGGCTGCACAGGGCTTGCGCTCGGGATTTCGGGTTTTGTACCTGTCGAGGATGCAAGAGGCACTTTTGATATTTACGGAAAGCCCCTCCGCCTGACTTATAAAGCGGCAGCCGATAACCTGGTTTCTGCGGCTGAACTCCTTATGGGAGAAGCAGGAGAAAGAGTTCCATGTGTGCTTATTCGGGGTGCTCCGGTACAGATTGTTGACGAGTCTCCGGAGATGCCAACGATCTCAATGGAAGGGTGCATGTATTTCGGCAATATTATTAAAAGTCGGAAAGAGGATACGGAAGAAAAGGGTCAGTAA
- the trxA gene encoding thioredoxin, with translation MKPMLLDFSATWCGPCRMQKPILEELEKKYGDKVEFKVVDVDENQELASKYGIHAVPTLIIQKDGTEVKRFMGVTQGSVLVAELDKLL, from the coding sequence ATGAAACCGATGTTATTGGACTTTTCAGCAACATGGTGTGGACCTTGCAGGATGCAAAAACCTATTCTTGAAGAGCTCGAAAAAAAGTATGGGGATAAGGTTGAGTTCAAGGTTGTCGATGTGGACGAAAACCAGGAGCTTGCCTCAAAGTACGGCATACACGCTGTCCCGACCCTGATCATTCAGAAGGATGGGACTGAAGTAAAGCGCTTTATGGGTGTTACCCAGGGCAGTGTACTGGTAGCTGAACTTGATAAACTTCTCTGA
- a CDS encoding C1 family peptidase: MIGIVAAFEKVKIPEMGRSFGTGWLPPLPSLKDYTEESAQIPEMAEKLGIPTSRKETKTLELPVSIDLRNWCSPIEDQMDLGSCTAHAGVGVIEYFERRAFGKYIDGSRLFVYKTTRNLMGVKGDTGAWLRNTMGALALCGVPPEKYFPYTNRKTPGPDGEPTFDDEPSSFVYSLADNFEALNYFCHDPQGMNLPPEDVILSVKKYLAAGIPSMFGFYGFPSFKDTDVKGGIPFPGPDERSIWGHAVVAVGYDENMKIRNTLSNKETTGAFLIRNSWGTAWGDEGYGWLPYEYALNKFALDFWSLISMKWVETGNFGLELESSRSRVRETLSRDMPLPHA, translated from the coding sequence ATGATTGGAATAGTAGCTGCCTTCGAAAAGGTGAAAATTCCGGAAATGGGAAGAAGTTTTGGAACCGGCTGGCTCCCTCCGTTACCATCCTTAAAAGATTACACAGAAGAAAGCGCTCAGATTCCCGAGATGGCAGAAAAACTCGGAATTCCGACTTCCAGAAAGGAAACAAAAACTCTGGAATTGCCTGTTTCCATAGACCTCAGGAACTGGTGTTCGCCGATCGAAGATCAAATGGATCTGGGTTCCTGTACCGCCCACGCAGGTGTAGGAGTGATTGAGTATTTTGAGCGACGAGCCTTTGGGAAATATATTGACGGGTCAAGACTTTTTGTCTACAAGACGACCAGAAACCTGATGGGGGTCAAGGGAGACACCGGAGCCTGGCTCCGGAATACTATGGGAGCACTGGCTCTTTGCGGTGTCCCGCCTGAAAAGTATTTTCCTTACACCAACAGGAAAACTCCGGGACCGGACGGAGAACCCACATTTGACGACGAACCTTCAAGCTTTGTATATTCGCTTGCCGACAACTTCGAAGCCCTTAACTACTTCTGCCATGACCCGCAAGGCATGAATTTACCACCTGAAGATGTCATCCTCAGTGTGAAGAAGTACCTTGCGGCAGGAATCCCTTCAATGTTCGGCTTTTACGGGTTTCCCTCTTTTAAGGATACAGATGTAAAAGGCGGAATTCCTTTCCCTGGTCCCGATGAGAGGTCAATATGGGGCCACGCGGTCGTTGCAGTCGGCTATGATGAAAACATGAAAATCAGAAATACCCTCAGCAACAAAGAAACCACAGGTGCCTTTTTAATCCGAAATTCCTGGGGTACAGCCTGGGGTGATGAGGGGTATGGATGGCTCCCCTATGAATATGCCCTGAACAAATTTGCACTGGACTTCTGGTCTCTGATCTCAATGAAATGGGTTGAAACAGGGAATTTCGGACTTGAACTCGAGAGTTCCAGGAGTAGAGTTCGCGAAACTCTCAGCCGAGACATGCCTCTGCCCCATGCATAA
- a CDS encoding methylenetetrahydrofolate reductase — MLFNFREKLNSRKFLVTAEVSPPKGTRYSVPLEDARHLKGLADALNVTDNQCSIMHMSSLAFSKLLLDEGHEPIMQLTCRDRNRIGLQSDLLGAYALGIRNICLMTGDFPSCGDHPGSKPVYDLDSVQLIELVRKLDSGVDLAGNQLDGGTSFCAGAVSSIDPEKILQLIKLEKKVRGGADFIQTQAVYDVGVFEEFTEAVNHLEVPIIAGLIPLKSLGMAEYMNKNISGIHVPDEIMLRMKEASSPLEEGLLIASETVKELTKLSRGVHIMPIGSHKNTPKLLSMAGISEI, encoded by the coding sequence ATGCTTTTTAATTTTCGTGAAAAACTGAACTCCAGGAAATTTCTGGTTACTGCTGAAGTCTCTCCTCCCAAGGGGACTAGGTATTCAGTTCCCCTGGAAGACGCCCGCCATCTCAAAGGCCTTGCAGATGCCCTGAACGTCACCGATAACCAGTGCTCAATTATGCACATGAGTTCACTGGCTTTTAGCAAACTTCTGCTTGATGAGGGGCACGAACCTATTATGCAGCTTACATGCCGGGATCGAAACCGAATAGGGCTCCAGTCCGACCTGCTGGGAGCATATGCTCTCGGAATCAGGAATATCTGCTTGATGACCGGAGATTTTCCTTCCTGCGGAGACCATCCAGGCTCAAAACCTGTTTATGACCTTGACTCCGTACAGCTCATCGAACTTGTCCGAAAGCTCGACTCCGGCGTTGATCTGGCAGGAAATCAGCTGGATGGAGGCACTTCTTTTTGTGCAGGTGCAGTCTCGAGCATAGACCCTGAAAAGATACTTCAGCTAATAAAGCTTGAAAAGAAGGTTAGAGGCGGAGCCGATTTTATTCAGACGCAGGCTGTATATGATGTGGGTGTGTTCGAGGAATTTACGGAAGCAGTAAACCATCTTGAAGTGCCTATAATTGCAGGTTTGATTCCTCTCAAATCCCTGGGAATGGCTGAGTATATGAATAAAAATATCTCAGGAATTCATGTGCCTGACGAAATCATGCTTCGGATGAAAGAGGCATCTTCGCCCCTTGAAGAAGGGCTTTTGATAGCATCCGAAACTGTAAAGGAGCTGACAAAACTCTCACGCGGGGTTCATATTATGCCAATCGGATCTCACAAAAACACTCCGAAATTACTTTCAATGGCAGGAATCTCTGAAATATAA
- the purN gene encoding phosphoribosylglycinamide formyltransferase, with the protein MTVKIAVLVSGRGSNLQAIIDSIEKGYIKNAAVNVVISNKADAYALERAEKHGISAVFLDPEGRDRAGYDREILKILKQHDTDLLLLAGYFRLLGSELIEAYRHRILNIHPSLLPAFKGLHAQKQAFEYGVKVAGCTVHFVDEGLDSGPIIIQKCVPVLPGDTEETLTARILEQEHIIYPEAVRLFVEGKLKVEGRNVIALK; encoded by the coding sequence ATGACGGTAAAGATTGCAGTTCTGGTCTCAGGACGGGGCTCAAATCTCCAGGCGATTATAGACAGCATTGAAAAGGGCTACATAAAAAATGCGGCAGTCAATGTGGTTATCTCCAACAAAGCCGATGCTTATGCGCTCGAACGTGCGGAGAAACATGGAATAAGTGCTGTTTTTCTTGACCCTGAAGGGCGTGATAGAGCCGGATACGACAGGGAAATTCTGAAGATACTTAAACAGCATGATACGGACCTCCTCCTGCTTGCGGGCTATTTCAGGCTTCTGGGAAGCGAGCTCATTGAGGCATACAGGCACAGGATCCTGAATATACACCCTTCTCTTCTTCCGGCTTTCAAAGGACTTCATGCCCAGAAACAGGCTTTTGAGTACGGCGTAAAGGTTGCGGGCTGCACAGTACATTTTGTAGATGAAGGACTCGATTCCGGGCCTATTATCATCCAGAAGTGCGTGCCTGTGCTCCCGGGAGATACCGAAGAAACTCTCACTGCCAGGATTCTCGAACAGGAACATATTATCTATCCCGAAGCTGTCAGGCTCTTTGTCGAGGGCAAGCTTAAAGTTGAAGGCAGAAACGTAATAGCCCTTAAGTAA